A single bacterium DNA region contains:
- a CDS encoding helix-turn-helix domain-containing protein, which translates to MKSKNTSSSDEKRDIVSGVVPVSEILEYLRNDYYMSKKEAAKYTGLCSDTLDYHSLVIGDLKRYKLSGKVLYKKSDLDRFVESYLDVTAKFDPDQLAEKVLQKLKRKMERAG; encoded by the coding sequence ATGAAATCGAAGAACACTTCGTCATCGGATGAGAAAAGAGACATCGTTTCCGGTGTCGTTCCAGTTTCCGAGATTCTGGAGTATCTCAGGAACGACTATTACATGAGTAAGAAAGAAGCAGCGAAATACACCGGACTTTGCAGCGACACGCTCGATTATCATTCGTTAGTTATTGGAGACTTGAAAAGATACAAGCTCTCCGGAAAGGTTCTTTACAAGAAATCTGATCTGGATCGATTTGTGGAATCTTATCTTGATGTGACCGCCAAATTCGATCCGGATCAGCTGGCCGAAAAAGTGCTGCAAAAGCTCAAAAGAAAGATGGAGCGGGCGGGGTGA
- a CDS encoding DUF4433 domain-containing protein has translation MPVPIPTPVYRFIHIDNLEICLKRGGIHSPNDNPKNGLNYKTIHNIEIQTERRITRIPCGPGGVIHDYVAFYFGYLSPMLLQLKTGRVEGYSEGQEPLIYLVSSVQRIQGSGTQFVFSDGHGIAAYTDWYDDLKFLDRIDWSMVYQRYWKDTVDDMDRQRRKQAEFLAHRFCDWTLIEEIGVMNDRTKRLVEDVLRM, from the coding sequence ATGCCTGTTCCGATCCCAACGCCTGTCTATCGTTTTATTCATATTGATAATCTCGAGATCTGTCTGAAGCGTGGTGGAATTCATTCACCCAACGACAACCCGAAGAACGGTCTAAACTACAAAACGATTCACAACATCGAGATCCAAACTGAGCGACGAATTACGAGAATTCCATGTGGTCCTGGTGGAGTTATCCATGACTATGTCGCTTTCTATTTCGGTTACTTGTCGCCGATGCTTCTGCAACTCAAAACCGGAAGGGTAGAAGGTTATTCCGAGGGACAGGAACCCTTAATATATCTGGTTTCATCGGTTCAGAGGATTCAAGGCTCGGGAACTCAGTTTGTGTTCTCTGATGGGCACGGCATTGCAGCCTATACCGATTGGTATGATGACTTGAAGTTTCTCGACAGAATCGATTGGTCAATGGTGTATCAAAGATACTGGAAAGATACTGTTGACGACATGGACCGACAGCGCCGAAAACAGGCAGAATTCCTGGCACATCGATTCTGCGACTGGACTTTGATCGAAGAGATTGGCGTCATGAACGATCGAACAAAAAGATTGGTCGAAGATGTGCTTCGGATGTAA